A single window of Nematostella vectensis chromosome 4, jaNemVect1.1, whole genome shotgun sequence DNA harbors:
- the LOC125561749 gene encoding proteoglycan 4-like isoform X2, whose translation MTDKPQTPNKKIVPRLKACPECGTNCPTACRSCKNENCSYIFAKKVKSNHDAIEKKGTTNPTNQKDMMYYRADVLHQKHQNDIVILTFKKHGLGTTVECYGTEGAGAAFVGHEGEKPAHELGKMVKKMFETFMEEYRKKNRVPDPEPPQPFSFQDGATGGPMLAAPSTAMPHAAAATPSSTTQVPPAPTTSGQQPPAPTTATPQPTAPTTATPQPTAPTTATPQPTAPTTATPQPTAPTTATPQPPAPTTATPQPTAPTTATPQPTAPTTATPQPPAPTKAGQQPTAPTTATPQPPAPTTATPQPPAPTTAVPQATATLCSTTKSTLSASASPPPFTVTSKTDTVMYKKDDIWLAAGILMPHLTTLHGHEIPPNHVCVQLTSVKDNVEAPLVLGNSVENRYLQKGMFFALPKDSLCKAVMVGLNRLALQKLC comes from the exons ATGACTG acaAACCACAAACACCAAACAAGAAGATAGTACCACGGCTTAAG GCCTGTCCAGAATGTGGTACAAATTGTCCTACTGCATGTCGCAGCTGCAAAAATGAAAACTGCTCATACATTTTTGCAAAGAAGGTCAAGTCGAACCATGATGCTATTGAAAAGAAAGGGACAACCAACCCAACCAATCAAAAAGACATGATGTAttatagg GCAGACGTCCTGCATCAGAAACACCAAAATGACATTGTCATTttgacatttaaaaaacatgGTCTGGGCACAACAGTAGAGTGCTATGGCACAGAAGGTGCCGGTGCAGCCTTTGTTGGGCACGAGGGAGAGAAGCCTGCCCATGAACTTGGGAAAATGGTTAAGAAAATGTTTGAGACGTTTATGGAAG AATACAGGAAGAAAAACAGGGTACCTGATCCAGAACCACCACAACCCTTCAGTTTTCAAGATGGTGCAACAGGTGGACCAATGCTAGCCGCACCTTCAACAGCTATGCCACATGCTGCTGCTGCCACTCCATCTAGCACAACACAAGTGCCACCAGCACCTACAACATCTGGGCAACAGCCACCAGCACCTACAACAGCTACGCCACAGCCAACAGCACCTACAACAGCTACGCCACAGCCAACAGCACCTACAACAGCTACGCCACAGCCAACAGCACCTACAACAGCTACGCCACAGCCAACAGCACCTACAACAGCTACGCCACAGCCACCAGCACCTACAACAGCTACGCCACAGCCAACAGCACCTACAACAGCTACGCCACAGCCAACAGCACCTACAACAGCTACGCCACAGCCACCAGCACCTACAAAAGCTGGGCAACAGCCAACAGCACCTACAACAGCTACGCCACAGCCACCAGCACCTACAACAGCTACGCCACAGCCACCAGCACCTACAACAGCTGTGCCTCAGGCTACTGCTACTCTTTGTAGCACAACAAAATCTACTTTGTCAGCATCAGCATCCCCACCGCCCTTCACTGTCACATCTAAAACAG aTACGGTAATGTATAAAAAGGATGATATCTGGTTGGCTGCTGGGATTTTGATGCCACATTTAACTACCCTCCATGGCCATGAAATCCCCCCGAACCATGTGTGTGTTCAGCTCACATCAGTCAAGGATAACGTGGAAGCCCCTCTTGTTTTAGGGAATAGCGTGGAGAACAGATATTTGCAAAAGGGGATGTTCTTTGCTCTACCAAAGGATTCCTTGTGTAAAGCAGTAATGGTAGGCCTGAACAGGTTAGCTTTACAGAAATTGTGTTGA
- the LOC125561749 gene encoding proteoglycan 4-like isoform X1 — translation MRTKYKPQTPNKKIVPRLKACPECGTNCPTACRSCKNENCSYIFAKKVKSNHDAIEKKGTTNPTNQKDMMYYRADVLHQKHQNDIVILTFKKHGLGTTVECYGTEGAGAAFVGHEGEKPAHELGKMVKKMFETFMEEYRKKNRVPDPEPPQPFSFQDGATGGPMLAAPSTAMPHAAAATPSSTTQVPPAPTTSGQQPPAPTTATPQPTAPTTATPQPTAPTTATPQPTAPTTATPQPTAPTTATPQPPAPTTATPQPTAPTTATPQPTAPTTATPQPPAPTKAGQQPTAPTTATPQPPAPTTATPQPPAPTTAVPQATATLCSTTKSTLSASASPPPFTVTSKTDTVMYKKDDIWLAAGILMPHLTTLHGHEIPPNHVCVQLTSVKDNVEAPLVLGNSVENRYLQKGMFFALPKDSLCKAVMVGLNRLALQKLC, via the exons ATGCGTACCAAAT acaAACCACAAACACCAAACAAGAAGATAGTACCACGGCTTAAG GCCTGTCCAGAATGTGGTACAAATTGTCCTACTGCATGTCGCAGCTGCAAAAATGAAAACTGCTCATACATTTTTGCAAAGAAGGTCAAGTCGAACCATGATGCTATTGAAAAGAAAGGGACAACCAACCCAACCAATCAAAAAGACATGATGTAttatagg GCAGACGTCCTGCATCAGAAACACCAAAATGACATTGTCATTttgacatttaaaaaacatgGTCTGGGCACAACAGTAGAGTGCTATGGCACAGAAGGTGCCGGTGCAGCCTTTGTTGGGCACGAGGGAGAGAAGCCTGCCCATGAACTTGGGAAAATGGTTAAGAAAATGTTTGAGACGTTTATGGAAG AATACAGGAAGAAAAACAGGGTACCTGATCCAGAACCACCACAACCCTTCAGTTTTCAAGATGGTGCAACAGGTGGACCAATGCTAGCCGCACCTTCAACAGCTATGCCACATGCTGCTGCTGCCACTCCATCTAGCACAACACAAGTGCCACCAGCACCTACAACATCTGGGCAACAGCCACCAGCACCTACAACAGCTACGCCACAGCCAACAGCACCTACAACAGCTACGCCACAGCCAACAGCACCTACAACAGCTACGCCACAGCCAACAGCACCTACAACAGCTACGCCACAGCCAACAGCACCTACAACAGCTACGCCACAGCCACCAGCACCTACAACAGCTACGCCACAGCCAACAGCACCTACAACAGCTACGCCACAGCCAACAGCACCTACAACAGCTACGCCACAGCCACCAGCACCTACAAAAGCTGGGCAACAGCCAACAGCACCTACAACAGCTACGCCACAGCCACCAGCACCTACAACAGCTACGCCACAGCCACCAGCACCTACAACAGCTGTGCCTCAGGCTACTGCTACTCTTTGTAGCACAACAAAATCTACTTTGTCAGCATCAGCATCCCCACCGCCCTTCACTGTCACATCTAAAACAG aTACGGTAATGTATAAAAAGGATGATATCTGGTTGGCTGCTGGGATTTTGATGCCACATTTAACTACCCTCCATGGCCATGAAATCCCCCCGAACCATGTGTGTGTTCAGCTCACATCAGTCAAGGATAACGTGGAAGCCCCTCTTGTTTTAGGGAATAGCGTGGAGAACAGATATTTGCAAAAGGGGATGTTCTTTGCTCTACCAAAGGATTCCTTGTGTAAAGCAGTAATGGTAGGCCTGAACAGGTTAGCTTTACAGAAATTGTGTTGA
- the LOC125561762 gene encoding spidroin-1-like: MDDSHLARTCLGALRDLTRTHRRGPVATRSGGYGVRWLRGPVATGSGGYEVRWLRGPVATGSGGYGIRWLRGPVATGSGGYGVRWLRGPVATRSGGYGVLWLRGPVATGSGGYVIPWLRGPVATGSGGYGVRWLRGPVATRSGGYGVLWLRGPVATRSGGYGVRWLRDPVATRSGGYEVRWLRGSVATGSGGYGVRWLRGPVATRSGGYEVRWLRGPVATGSGGYGVRWLRGPVATGAGGYGGRWLRGPVATRSGGYGGRWLRGPVATGSGGSGVRWLRGPVATGAGGYGVRWLRGPVATGSGGYGGRWLRGPVATGSGGYGGRWLRGPVATGSGGYGVRWLRGPVATGAGGSGVRWLRDPVATGSGGYGVRWLRGPVATGSGGYEVRWLRGPVATGSGGSGIRGTLRKSYFFLSGNQVLGVQS; this comes from the exons ATGGATGATTCCCACCTCGCCAGGACATGTCTTGGCGCGCTTAGAGACCT TACGCGGACACACAGACGTGGTCCGGTGGCTACGAGGTCCGGTGGCTACGGGGTCCGGTGGCTACGAGGTCCGGTGGCTACGGGGTCCGGTGGCTACGAGGTCCGGTGGCTACGAGGTCCGGTGGCTACGGGGTCCGGTGGCTACGGGATCCGGTGGCTACGGGGTCCGGTGGCTACGGGGTCCGGTGGCTACGGGGTCCGGTGGCTACGAGGTCCGGTGGCTACGAGGTCCGGTGGCTACGGGGTTCTGTGGCTACGAGGTCCGGTGGCTACGGGGTCCGGTGGCTACGTGATCCCGTGGCTACGGGGTCCGGTGGCTACGGGGTCCGGTGGCTACGGGGTCCGGTGGCTACGAGGTCCGGTGGCTACGAGGTCCGGTGGCTACGGGGTTCTGTGGCTACGAGGTCCGGTGGCTACGAGGTCCGGTGGCTACGGGGTCCGGTGGCTACGTGATCCCGTGGCTACGAGGTCCGGTGGCTACGAGGTCCGGTGGCTACGGGGTTCTGTGGCTACGGGGTCCGGTGGCTACGGGGTCCGGTGGCTACGAGGTCCGGTGGCTACGAGGTCCGGTGGCTACGAG GTCCGGTGGCTACGGGGTCCGGTGGCTACGGGGTCCGGTGGCTACGGGGTCCGGTGGCTACGGGGTCCGGTGGCTACGGGGGCCGGTGGCTACGGGGGCCGGTGGCTACGGGGTCCGGTGGCTACGAGGTCCGGTGGCTACGGGGGCCGGTGGCTACGGGGTCCGGTGGCTACGGGGTCCGGTGGCTCCGGGGTCCGGTGGCTACGGGGTCCGGTGGCTACGGGGGCCGGTGGCTACGGGGTCCGGTGGCTACGGGGTCCGGTGGCTACGGGGTCCGGTGGCTACGGGGGCCGGTGGCTACGGGGTCCGGTGGCTACGGGGTCCGGTGGCTACGGGGGCCGGTGGCTCCGGGGTCCGGTGGCTACGGGATCCGGTGGCTACGGGGTCCGGTGGCTACGGGGTCCGGTGGCTACGGGGGCCGGTGGCTCCGGGGTCCGGTGGCTACGGGATCCGGTGGCTACGGGGTCCGGTGGCTACGGGGTCCGGTGGCTACGAGGTCCGGTGGCTACGGGGTCCGGTGGCTACGAGGTCCGGTGGCTACGGGGTCCGGTGGCTACGGGGTCCGGTGGCTCCGGGATCCGTGGCACCCTACGCAAATCGTATTTTTTTCTGTCGGGCAACCAAGTACTTGGCGTGCAATCTTGA
- the LOC125561750 gene encoding uncharacterized protein LOC125561750, translated as MNRRRNRGNFPSKGKSGRCFIATCPKRGKFFKRLDNHLSSLHRGVSRAENDNLSHRNQDDQDGSRKMEMCLLCGEQFLQLRHHLKNKHNLSLRKYRHQTGKKDETKVEKKEKQECHEKKLEFGEEGDETEGKESGERNENDKVKVSDMLEEEEMDKEMDEEMVEEDEMNGKAGGDSFEREMVEDEEMAEKEDMYKKTEEDRFVMKLFDEEAVAEKVDTYKKTEEGSTFVRRLFDEEEADEKEVRFEDIEEDYVRFLVHKGNRMKLDFFLHFMERGGILRSYNVSPIRRISFGELPYETLRDIYSMRKILSGYFKRDVFMYPYPDVEMIEKCRACGAKERGKCCCPVLEKSFYVFCRERCSPKYISECKRCLNMGNSSTHACLDFFFCRRCNEEYRARERLKHF; from the exons ATGAATCGTAGAAGAAACCGAGGGAATTTCCCTTCCAAG GGCAAAAGTGGAAGATGTTTTATTGCTACCTGCCCAAAGAGGGGAAAATTCTTCAAGAGGCTAGACAATCACCTCTCAAGTTTACACAGAGGTGTTTCAAGAGCTGAAAATGACAATTTGAGTCACAGAAACCAAGATGATCAAGATGGTAGCAGAAAAAtggaaatgtgtcttctttGTGGAGAACAGTTTTTGCAACTGCGTCaccatttgaaaaataaacataaccTGTCTCTGCGCAAATACAGACATCAAACTGGAAAAAAGGATGAAACAAAGGTTGAAAAAAAGGAGAAACAAGAGTGCCATGAAAAGAAACTAGAGTTTGGTGAGGAGGGGGATGAAACAGAGGGAAAAGAGTCAGGGGAGAGAAATGAAAACGATAAGGTGAAAGTAAGTGATATGCTTGAGGAAGAAGAGATGGACAAGGAGATGGACGAGGAGATGGTTGAAGAGGATGAGATGAATGGGAAAGCTGGAGGGGACAGTTTTGAGAGAGAGATGGTGGAGGATGAGGAGATGGCTGAGAAGGAAGATATGTATAAGAAAACTGAAGAGGACAGGTTCGTGATGAAACTGTTCGACGAGGAAGCGGTAGCTGAGAAAGTAGATACGTATAAAAAAACTGAAGAGGGTAGTACGTTTGTGAGAAGGCTGTTTGATGAGGAGGAGGCAGATGAGAAAGAAGTTCGCTTTGAGGATATTGAAGAGGACTATGTACGGTTTTTAGTTCATAAGGGAAATAGAATGAAATTGGACTTCTTCTTGCATTTCATGGAAAGGGGAGGCATTTTAAGGTCATACAATGTATCTCCCATAAGAAGAATCTCGTTTGGTGAGCTCCCTTATGAGACTCTAAGAGATATCTACAGTATGCGGAAGATTTTATCTGGCTACTTCAAAAGAGATGTTTTCATGTACCCTTACCCCGATGTGGAAATGATAGAAAAATGCCGTGCTTGTGGTGCCAAGGAACGAGGAAAATGCTGCTGTCCAGTTCTAGAGAAATCCTTCTATGTATTTTGCCGTGAGAGATGTTCTCCCAAGTACATCAGTGAGTGCAAGAGGTGCCTTAACATGGGAAATAGCTCAACACATGCTTGCCTGGACTTCTTCTTCTGTAGAAGGTGCAACGAGGAATACCGTGCCCGAGAAAGATTGAAGCATTTTTAA